The following coding sequences lie in one Candidatus Neomarinimicrobiota bacterium genomic window:
- a CDS encoding general secretion pathway protein GspB: protein MGNFTTSQKVLMGILIIMLGYLMYDIWFGGNQDQPIQSGTRAVVQSQRNAGQGSSGNTAGTAGGTPTPANLASLSNNWFKNFSHDNWEDDPFRHPSRALPQSQGNSQSQQPVSQVLSSRFHLTAISKRGGDDYVLINNEVLAVGDMVDGAELVEIRTNSVVMDYRGNNIIVPLSSPQNNNLN from the coding sequence ATGGGAAATTTTACCACGTCTCAAAAAGTATTAATGGGAATCCTGATTATCATGCTGGGGTATTTGATGTATGATATCTGGTTTGGCGGAAACCAGGATCAACCAATCCAGTCTGGCACCAGAGCCGTGGTACAGTCTCAGAGAAATGCCGGGCAGGGATCATCCGGTAATACTGCCGGCACGGCAGGCGGGACACCGACCCCGGCAAATCTGGCATCCCTGTCAAATAACTGGTTCAAAAATTTTTCCCACGACAATTGGGAGGACGATCCGTTTCGTCATCCTTCACGCGCCCTCCCGCAGTCCCAGGGAAATTCACAATCGCAGCAACCGGTGTCACAGGTGCTTTCTTCACGGTTTCATCTGACGGCAATCAGTAAACGTGGCGGAGACGATTACGTGCTAATTAACAATGAAGTGTTAGCGGTTGGCGACATGGTCGATGGCGCGGAATTGGTGGAAATTCGGACCAATTCTGTGGTTATGGATTACCGGGGAAATAATATCATTGTACCATTATCATCCCCGCAGAATAACAATTTAAACTAA
- a CDS encoding type 4a pilus biogenesis protein PilO, whose translation MNEFLSKIYLTRKYAIILALVLLGTGVWFFTSHQSRVSQLATLDTEISEMQNQISQAQSVIGDVGSVKREIASLREMKQTLTSSIRKQEEISELVSKIVSVGEEVGVNFTSINLEANKLFSTRDRNSEYVKVTMNLDARAEYLEYGQFLERVNNLPFTLSIEQAKLNYSSALYPDLKISNRILLVLK comes from the coding sequence ATGAACGAATTTTTAAGCAAAATTTACCTGACCAGGAAGTACGCGATTATTTTAGCTCTCGTGCTGCTGGGCACTGGTGTCTGGTTTTTCACTTCTCATCAGAGTCGCGTATCGCAGTTGGCAACACTTGATACGGAAATATCCGAAATGCAGAACCAGATTTCTCAGGCACAATCTGTCATCGGCGATGTTGGGTCGGTAAAACGGGAGATCGCGTCGTTACGGGAGATGAAGCAGACACTCACCAGTAGCATCCGTAAGCAGGAAGAGATTTCCGAATTGGTGAGTAAAATCGTCTCCGTGGGGGAAGAGGTTGGCGTGAATTTTACCTCCATCAATTTGGAGGCAAACAAATTGTTCTCCACCAGGGACCGAAATTCGGAGTATGTTAAAGTGACAATGAACCTGGATGCCCGGGCGGAATATCTGGAATACGGGCAGTTTCTGGAGCGCGTAAACAACTTACCGTTCACTCTGAGCATCGAGCAGGCAAAACTGAATTATAGTTCGGCACTCTATCCGGACCTGAAAATTTCGAATAGAATTTTACTCGTTTTAAAATAG
- a CDS encoding PilN domain-containing protein: MEALDRKEQMMQSLTQLQEQIQFASIDARPLKALSNIVPPSVSLESLGISLADNARTLKFDISGDIYAKVTTTDVELIKFVQQLEGTGYFQNIQIEKTKKFTDVEQPGMFFNLTFQTR, encoded by the coding sequence ATGGAAGCGCTGGATCGCAAGGAGCAGATGATGCAGTCTCTTACCCAGCTTCAGGAGCAGATCCAGTTTGCCTCTATTGATGCACGGCCACTCAAAGCACTCAGCAACATTGTGCCGCCGAGCGTTTCCCTGGAATCCCTCGGAATCTCATTAGCTGATAATGCGCGAACCCTCAAATTTGACATCTCCGGGGATATTTACGCCAAGGTAACGACCACCGATGTGGAACTTATTAAATTTGTTCAGCAGCTGGAAGGCACAGGCTATTTCCAAAATATTCAAATCGAAAAAACGAAAAAATTTACAGATGTGGAGCAACCCGGAATGTTCTTTAACCTGACATTTCAAACACGATGA
- the pilM gene encoding type IV pilus assembly protein PilM, translating to MADKKEIATNRLLNLLRETEEKDSIKDQESLEITKARGIQPKTSDTETAEQAKADQDFDVAVEEIEESDEDEFEALTGDLPDEDDISEDLLSYIFEEPSEVDKVRVKPEDKKEEPEGQGIEVGESEETEPSQESSEEQESLEEGSPHPEEFEVEIESHAGEEEEAEGSPDHDEAENETSSYFDLELDEDALKESVDDKSDDSLDFDFEEFVTPTEDREETGGKDVSPEIVSKESEERTDDTQPDVDAGEEESAEARDEDASARVVSQTGIEMDEIQFDESLDLEKEAEEETADDMGSSGELEVEDEVRDVVEDDLDAEDPGADEAGFEFEMEGVAEEEEDDWDIPASGSNGAEHRESEPPVFHIGETESDTGTTAQRESTPAADESFWEKTIRLALSSGIPQRVKSWLDLPDLREIAAIFPIQKTCIGIDISEYSLKYVKLRKGKKATIEDYHYEVFPVEMIEDPRSRKAHVEEILHGLLDGKETFQSYVHTTVVSSEISIRNISLPQVSKSDLDTAVQWSSKKSLPMDVNDAVIDYKVVGEIEESGVKKNDVLVVAALEKDIESQIKFWESFDLIPNKISLHPIAAWNAFKNFVPDTGTETVMLVELGANSSFICVITKGKLRFVRMISVSDSDFTEALTGNISTGNTRINIGMDLANRLKDEYGLPLPDAEGKTDEGISYAQISSRFRLPVERLAKEIQRSHSYYQKEISDGKISRIFVSGEAARIKNLEYYLQEELKNTGGLDIDLEIMDPLSQVEFDEHLEDTQQFADVAPAFAVPLGLATDRSNLLNMLPKRLKDLPKFALVKVGTLAATFILILSMIIMSTVTGIRLEQSREQLDQV from the coding sequence ATGGCTGATAAGAAAGAAATAGCGACAAATCGATTGCTCAACCTGCTCCGTGAAACGGAAGAAAAAGATTCTATCAAAGATCAGGAGAGCCTTGAAATAACCAAAGCGCGGGGGATTCAGCCGAAGACTTCAGATACCGAGACGGCTGAACAAGCAAAGGCTGATCAGGATTTTGACGTTGCCGTTGAGGAAATCGAGGAATCTGACGAGGATGAATTTGAGGCACTGACCGGGGATCTACCGGACGAAGATGACATCTCCGAAGATTTATTGAGCTATATCTTTGAAGAGCCGTCCGAGGTGGATAAGGTCCGGGTGAAGCCTGAAGATAAAAAGGAAGAGCCTGAAGGACAGGGAATTGAGGTCGGCGAGTCAGAGGAAACAGAGCCCTCGCAGGAGTCATCTGAGGAGCAGGAATCGCTGGAGGAGGGCTCACCGCACCCGGAAGAGTTTGAAGTTGAAATCGAATCACATGCCGGGGAGGAGGAAGAAGCCGAGGGGAGCCCGGATCACGATGAAGCGGAAAACGAGACTTCCTCCTATTTTGACCTCGAATTGGACGAGGACGCGCTGAAGGAAAGTGTAGATGACAAATCCGACGATTCCCTGGATTTTGATTTCGAAGAATTTGTAACGCCTACTGAAGACAGGGAGGAGACCGGTGGGAAGGATGTCTCCCCGGAAATTGTATCGAAAGAATCGGAAGAGCGAACAGACGACACTCAACCAGATGTTGATGCAGGGGAAGAGGAGAGTGCTGAAGCCAGGGATGAGGATGCCAGCGCCAGAGTCGTTTCTCAGACTGGTATTGAGATGGACGAAATCCAGTTTGACGAGTCCCTTGACCTGGAGAAAGAGGCTGAGGAGGAAACAGCCGATGATATGGGCAGCTCTGGCGAATTGGAAGTTGAGGATGAGGTCCGGGACGTTGTTGAAGATGATTTAGATGCGGAAGATCCGGGCGCTGACGAAGCCGGATTTGAATTTGAGATGGAAGGGGTTGCCGAAGAGGAGGAGGACGATTGGGATATTCCTGCCTCAGGTTCTAACGGGGCGGAACACCGGGAGTCAGAACCGCCGGTATTCCATATTGGAGAGACGGAGTCTGATACGGGCACTACCGCTCAACGGGAGTCCACCCCGGCGGCGGACGAGTCGTTCTGGGAGAAGACAATCCGGTTGGCTCTGTCGTCAGGAATTCCGCAGCGGGTCAAATCCTGGCTGGATCTGCCGGACCTTAGAGAAATTGCCGCGATTTTTCCGATCCAGAAGACGTGCATTGGTATTGATATCAGTGAGTATTCCCTGAAATACGTCAAACTCCGCAAAGGAAAAAAGGCCACCATTGAGGATTACCATTATGAGGTATTTCCGGTGGAGATGATCGAGGATCCCCGGTCCAGAAAAGCCCATGTGGAGGAAATCCTGCACGGATTATTGGATGGCAAAGAGACCTTCCAAAGTTATGTGCATACGACGGTGGTCAGCAGCGAAATCAGCATCAGAAATATCAGTCTGCCGCAGGTTTCCAAGAGCGATCTGGATACAGCCGTCCAGTGGTCCAGCAAGAAGTCCCTTCCCATGGATGTCAATGACGCCGTTATCGACTATAAGGTTGTGGGCGAAATCGAGGAGTCTGGCGTTAAAAAAAATGACGTACTGGTCGTGGCCGCGCTGGAAAAGGACATTGAATCTCAGATAAAATTCTGGGAGAGTTTCGATCTGATCCCCAATAAGATCTCCCTGCACCCCATTGCTGCCTGGAATGCATTCAAAAACTTTGTACCGGATACGGGAACGGAGACGGTGATGCTGGTTGAACTGGGGGCTAATTCCTCGTTCATATGCGTGATCACCAAAGGGAAACTCCGGTTTGTGCGCATGATCAGCGTCTCCGACAGCGACTTCACCGAGGCGCTCACCGGGAACATCAGCACGGGGAACACCAGAATAAACATCGGTATGGATCTGGCTAATCGGCTGAAGGACGAATACGGGTTACCTCTGCCGGATGCCGAAGGGAAAACAGACGAAGGGATCTCCTATGCACAGATTTCCTCGAGATTTCGGCTGCCTGTGGAGCGCCTCGCCAAGGAGATCCAGCGTTCGCATTCCTACTATCAGAAAGAAATTTCAGACGGGAAAATATCCAGAATCTTTGTTTCAGGTGAAGCGGCCCGGATTAAAAACCTGGAATATTATCTCCAGGAAGAATTAAAGAACACGGGCGGGTTAGACATCGACCTGGAAATTATGGATCCGCTGAGTCAGGTCGAGTTCGACGAACATCTGGAAGACACGCAGCAATTCGCCGATGTGGCGCCAGCATTCGCTGTGCCGCTTGGGCTGGCAACGGACCGGAGTAATTTACTCAATATGCTGCCCAAACGATTAAAGGATCTCCCGAAGTTTGCTTTGGTCAAGGTGGGTACCCTCGCTGCGACATTTATCCTGATTCTGAGTATGATCATTATGTCCACGGTGACCGGCATCCGGCTGGAACAGAGTCGGGAGCAGCTGGACCAGGTCTGA
- a CDS encoding AAA family ATPase encodes MEYFNLLGLEREPFSTTPDPEFFYRSQEHKECLYRLEITLRLQRGLSVIIGNVGTGKTTLCRTFLRTLEDTDNNKFIYRMIQDPSFNSEYQFLQSLIDLFEIPESPRSTLESKNVIQNFLFEKGVVEKKSPVLIIDEGQNLTPTYIEALRVLLNYETNKEKLLQLVIFAQNEFLERLKKQQNFYDRIAMGYFINALNEEDTKALIRFRLKKAGLDDDKRLFDDNALHRIYLYTRGYPRRIISICHEALITMIREEKEICDSELIEDIILEKEKWSP; translated from the coding sequence ATGGAGTACTTTAACCTACTCGGGTTAGAGCGGGAACCGTTTTCCACTACTCCTGATCCCGAATTTTTTTACCGATCGCAGGAGCACAAGGAGTGTCTCTATCGTCTTGAGATCACGCTGCGGCTCCAGCGGGGACTCTCTGTTATCATTGGAAATGTCGGCACGGGAAAAACTACTTTGTGCCGGACGTTTCTCCGTACCCTGGAGGATACCGATAATAATAAATTCATTTATCGTATGATCCAGGATCCTTCGTTCAATTCCGAATACCAATTTCTGCAATCCCTGATCGACCTGTTTGAAATTCCGGAGTCACCACGCTCAACCCTGGAAAGCAAGAATGTGATCCAGAATTTTCTGTTTGAAAAGGGGGTGGTCGAAAAAAAATCTCCCGTGCTGATTATTGATGAAGGTCAGAATTTGACTCCAACGTATATCGAGGCACTCCGGGTATTGCTGAATTATGAAACGAATAAGGAAAAACTGCTCCAGCTCGTCATCTTTGCACAAAACGAATTTCTCGAACGGCTCAAAAAGCAGCAGAATTTTTACGACCGGATCGCGATGGGATATTTCATTAACGCCTTGAATGAAGAGGACACCAAGGCACTCATCCGGTTTCGTCTGAAAAAGGCCGGCCTGGATGATGACAAACGACTGTTCGACGATAATGCACTTCATCGGATTTATCTGTATACCAGGGGGTACCCGCGCCGGATTATCTCCATTTGTCACGAGGCACTCATAACGATGATTCGGGAGGAAAAGGAAATCTGTGACAGCGAACTGATAGAAGACATCATCCTGGAAAAGGAGAAATGGAGTCCCTGA
- a CDS encoding MerR family transcriptional regulator has protein sequence MENIYLIGDLAKKTGLSIDTLNYYLRIGLIKETARSERSGYRLFDDEVLEELEQIVELRSDNVPIKDIMRQRQNGVL, from the coding sequence ATGGAAAATATTTACCTGATTGGTGACTTGGCAAAGAAAACGGGTTTATCAATTGATACGCTCAATTATTATCTGCGCATCGGGTTGATAAAGGAGACCGCCCGGAGCGAACGTAGCGGGTACCGGCTGTTCGACGATGAAGTGCTCGAGGAACTGGAACAGATCGTTGAATTGCGCTCGGACAACGTGCCAATTAAAGACATCATGAGGCAGCGACAAAATGGAGTACTTTAA
- a CDS encoding response regulator, producing the protein MVETESKKLMVVDDDQGVRDMLSEFLAGQDYDVTTCKDGEHALEAMREQTFDLVISDLRMPGVDGLEVIQHYKESYEDGIGIIITGLATVESAVDALRLGVDDFVLKPFNLKHLSDILDKAFDLRRIQEENRRLQQQIKEERDELKKTVTVLEIIKSIALKMNYNFSFSDLILLVMKHIARVVRYDYSVFVDTRQEVIFTHSDTPLNKQQKITIARIAAHTLKEKYDFGQEIKKYKFISDSTASHDDSLPEIKSTLSLELSSEDDQAGIIIALGTDEAQFRNVEESFLEQLSRDVTQIFDQFWHLLTEQKHRIQLLVDNLSDGVVLIDVFAKEIVFNPAAAEIFERHSSAFTIESFLETLGFDMTEIKEACFKNDEVLQQIVDLEIEDQKKVLDVQVKGFKYSGYMEEGIVFSVRDITKKSQVEKMKANLIANVSHELKTPIAIIKEFLSLLEDGIGGELNEQQMEFVQISNVHLDRLDRLIYNFLNLSKLDSGRLYIKPSLYNMNTIIDEAVEPLKYRIGQENITLQKKYDTDIPETQIDRDAFLQIMMNLLDNAIKYSPEEGTITVGTRNDNGEILVWVKDEGKGIAKENVDKVFERFYQELWDENKPPGTGLGLAITRQLVEEHGGEIWAESPDDAGAHFYLKIPVRQNSEMENRE; encoded by the coding sequence ATGGTAGAGACAGAATCAAAAAAGTTAATGGTAGTGGATGATGACCAGGGAGTCCGAGATATGCTTTCGGAATTTCTGGCTGGCCAGGACTATGATGTTACGACGTGCAAGGATGGTGAGCATGCGCTGGAGGCAATGAGGGAGCAAACCTTTGACCTGGTTATCAGCGATCTGCGCATGCCGGGAGTCGATGGCCTGGAAGTCATTCAGCATTATAAGGAATCCTATGAGGACGGTATCGGTATTATCATTACCGGACTGGCTACCGTCGAATCTGCCGTTGATGCTCTGCGATTAGGTGTAGATGATTTTGTGCTGAAGCCGTTCAATCTGAAACACCTCAGTGATATATTGGACAAGGCGTTCGACCTGCGGCGGATTCAGGAAGAAAACCGGCGTCTCCAGCAACAGATCAAGGAAGAGCGCGATGAGCTGAAAAAGACGGTGACTGTACTCGAAATCATTAAAAGCATCGCGCTGAAAATGAACTACAATTTTTCATTCAGCGATCTCATCCTGCTGGTGATGAAGCATATTGCCCGAGTTGTCCGGTACGATTATTCGGTGTTTGTGGATACGCGTCAGGAGGTCATTTTTACCCATAGCGATACACCGTTAAACAAACAGCAGAAAATTACAATTGCCCGGATCGCTGCCCATACACTGAAAGAGAAATATGATTTTGGGCAGGAAATAAAAAAGTACAAGTTCATCAGCGACTCCACCGCATCCCACGATGATTCGTTGCCGGAGATAAAGTCGACCCTGTCACTAGAACTCAGTTCGGAAGATGACCAGGCGGGGATCATTATCGCGTTGGGGACGGACGAGGCTCAGTTCCGGAATGTCGAGGAGTCATTTCTGGAACAGCTCTCCCGGGATGTCACCCAAATTTTCGATCAATTCTGGCACCTGCTGACGGAACAGAAGCACAGGATCCAACTCTTGGTAGACAATCTCTCCGACGGGGTGGTCCTCATCGACGTTTTTGCCAAAGAAATCGTATTTAACCCGGCGGCGGCTGAAATTTTTGAACGGCATTCCTCGGCGTTTACCATTGAATCGTTCCTGGAGACGCTCGGATTTGACATGACGGAAATCAAGGAGGCCTGCTTCAAGAACGACGAAGTCCTTCAGCAAATAGTCGATCTGGAAATTGAGGATCAGAAGAAGGTGCTCGATGTGCAGGTGAAGGGGTTTAAATATTCCGGATATATGGAGGAGGGGATCGTGTTTTCCGTCCGGGATATCACCAAGAAATCCCAGGTAGAAAAAATGAAGGCCAATCTCATAGCCAATGTGAGCCATGAGTTGAAAACCCCGATTGCGATTATCAAGGAATTTCTGTCCCTCCTGGAAGATGGCATTGGCGGTGAATTGAATGAGCAGCAGATGGAATTTGTGCAGATTTCAAACGTGCATCTGGATCGACTGGATCGGCTAATCTACAACTTCCTGAATTTGTCCAAGTTGGATTCCGGGCGGCTGTATATTAAACCGAGCCTGTACAATATGAACACGATTATTGACGAAGCCGTGGAACCGCTGAAATACCGGATAGGTCAGGAAAATATAACCCTTCAAAAGAAATACGATACCGACATCCCGGAGACGCAGATTGACCGGGATGCATTTTTGCAGATCATGATGAATCTCCTGGACAACGCAATCAAGTATTCACCGGAAGAGGGGACCATCACGGTGGGTACCCGCAATGACAACGGGGAAATTCTCGTCTGGGTGAAGGATGAAGGGAAGGGGATTGCGAAAGAGAACGTCGATAAAGTCTTTGAACGGTTTTATCAGGAACTATGGGATGAGAACAAGCCTCCGGGTACCGGGCTGGGACTGGCCATTACGCGGCAGTTAGTGGAAGAGCACGGGGGAGAAATCTGGGCGGAAAGCCCGGACGATGCCGGTGCACATTTTTATTTGAAAATTCCGGTCAGGCAAAATTCCGAGATGGAAAACCGGGAATAA
- a CDS encoding NapC/NirT family cytochrome c — protein MENKKLPALYYNWISLLGSAVALVSFSIIAFLYVLDLTTAQSSPYFGIITYMILPVGVLLGLILIPIGMLHERRNRRDDIAPLIPYTFTVDFTNKKQRNAFAGFLVITAIFLIGTAVGSYQAYHYTETVEFCGQVCHNIMEPEYVAYKQSPHARVTCAECHVGEGASWYVKSKMSGAYQVYAAIANVYPRPIPTPVENLRPARETCEQCHWPDKFYGSRQKEIHRYMADENNTRWTYNLLIDIGGKKYEGSKHSGIHWHIDNEVEYIARDSARQDIPWVKVTYEDGSEEVYESMYEPLADSTIEEAETRVMDCIDCHNRPTHIYRTPVDLVDNALYTGEISPKLPYIKQQAVYALRADYTEKDSALTKIEEQIRSFYRENYPNVQDSLRAELNQAISTVQEKYRNNFFPYMKVRWDTHPNNVGHSKYLGCYRCHNGYMANESGNNITHECTACHVILEQGTPGDMEFAENDQQGLEFEHPMDIGGAWQSMACTDCHDGGGAVF, from the coding sequence ATGGAGAATAAAAAACTTCCGGCGCTTTACTATAATTGGATAAGTTTGCTCGGTTCCGCTGTTGCGCTGGTCAGTTTTTCGATTATTGCATTTTTATACGTTTTGGATTTGACCACCGCACAATCTTCCCCGTATTTCGGTATTATCACGTATATGATTCTGCCGGTCGGCGTATTACTGGGACTGATTTTGATCCCCATCGGGATGCTGCATGAACGGCGAAATCGCCGGGATGACATTGCCCCGCTCATTCCGTATACGTTTACCGTGGATTTCACCAACAAAAAGCAGCGCAACGCCTTTGCCGGATTTCTGGTTATTACGGCGATTTTCCTCATCGGCACCGCTGTGGGAAGTTATCAGGCGTATCACTATACGGAGACAGTCGAATTTTGCGGCCAGGTATGCCATAATATTATGGAACCGGAATATGTCGCATATAAGCAATCTCCCCATGCCAGGGTTACCTGTGCAGAATGCCATGTGGGCGAAGGCGCCAGCTGGTATGTCAAATCAAAAATGTCCGGGGCGTATCAGGTGTATGCCGCAATAGCCAATGTATATCCCCGCCCGATTCCGACGCCGGTTGAAAATTTGCGTCCGGCACGGGAAACCTGTGAGCAGTGCCATTGGCCGGATAAGTTTTATGGTTCCCGTCAAAAGGAAATCCACCGTTACATGGCCGACGAAAATAATACCAGATGGACGTACAATCTACTCATCGACATCGGTGGGAAAAAATATGAAGGCAGCAAGCATTCGGGCATTCACTGGCATATCGATAATGAAGTTGAATATATCGCCAGAGATTCCGCCCGCCAGGACATTCCCTGGGTGAAGGTTACCTATGAGGACGGCAGCGAAGAAGTGTACGAATCCATGTACGAACCGCTGGCCGATTCTACCATAGAAGAGGCGGAAACCCGGGTCATGGACTGCATCGACTGTCACAATCGGCCGACGCACATTTACCGCACGCCGGTCGATCTAGTTGACAACGCTCTGTATACTGGCGAAATCAGCCCAAAATTGCCGTACATCAAGCAGCAGGCCGTTTATGCACTCCGAGCCGATTACACGGAGAAGGACTCAGCGTTGACAAAAATCGAAGAGCAGATTCGCAGCTTCTATCGGGAGAATTATCCAAATGTCCAGGACTCGCTTCGAGCCGAACTGAATCAGGCGATCTCTACGGTTCAGGAGAAATACCGGAATAACTTCTTTCCGTATATGAAGGTACGCTGGGATACTCACCCGAACAACGTAGGTCACAGCAAATATTTAGGGTGCTATCGGTGTCATAATGGATATATGGCGAACGAGAGTGGAAACAATATCACCCATGAATGCACGGCCTGTCACGTAATCCTGGAACAGGGGACGCCGGGCGACATGGAATTTGCCGAAAACGATCAGCAGGGATTGGAATTTGAGCATCCCATGGATATCGGCGGCGCCTGGCAGAGCATGGCCTGTACCGATTGTCACGATGGTGGTGGCGCGGTGTTTTAG